Proteins encoded in a region of the Leptospira montravelensis genome:
- a CDS encoding SDR family oxidoreductase, giving the protein MKKTIVITGATDGIGRVCAHSFAKNQNELILVGRNSDKLAALVYSLQVTGATVHSYVADLSSAKETFLLSETIRKNHPKIDVLLNNAGAYFDQYSLTKEGLESTFALNHLNYFVLSLGLLPSLKKAGESRIVNVASRAHMGVSLDFDNLLGEKEYSGWKQYQRSKLMNIYFTYELAERLNQTKITVNCLHPGFVKTKFGQNNEGLAKILLTFAQNIFAISEDKGAETSIFLVTDPSVSSVSGKYFVKKKMEKSSEPSYDLTARRKLWTYTEDLLKSKYNFKFPGF; this is encoded by the coding sequence ATGAAAAAGACTATTGTCATTACAGGTGCAACAGATGGAATAGGAAGAGTCTGTGCTCATTCTTTCGCCAAAAATCAAAACGAACTAATATTAGTTGGACGCAATTCAGATAAACTTGCAGCGTTGGTTTACTCTTTGCAAGTAACAGGCGCGACTGTACATTCCTATGTAGCCGACTTATCTTCTGCAAAAGAAACATTCTTATTGTCAGAAACCATTCGCAAGAATCATCCAAAAATTGATGTTTTGCTCAATAACGCAGGTGCTTACTTTGATCAATATTCGCTTACGAAAGAAGGACTTGAGTCGACATTTGCGTTAAACCATTTGAATTATTTTGTTCTATCTCTTGGATTACTTCCTTCTTTAAAAAAAGCAGGAGAATCTCGAATTGTTAACGTTGCATCCAGGGCACATATGGGAGTTTCTTTGGACTTTGATAATTTGTTAGGTGAAAAAGAATATTCCGGCTGGAAACAGTACCAAAGATCAAAACTTATGAATATTTATTTTACCTATGAACTTGCGGAACGATTGAATCAAACAAAAATCACTGTAAACTGTTTACATCCTGGATTCGTAAAAACAAAGTTTGGACAAAATAATGAAGGTTTGGCGAAGATTCTTCTGACTTTTGCCCAAAATATTTTTGCAATCTCTGAAGACAAAGGTGCCGAAACTTCTATTTTTCTTGTTACAGATCCATCAGTAAGTTCCGTTTCAGGAAAATATTTTGTGAAAAAGAAAATGGAAAAAAGTTCGGAACCTTCTTACGATCTAACAGCCAGAAGAAAATTATGGACTTATACAGAAGACCTTCTTAAAAGTAAGTATAATTTCAAATTCCCTGGATTTTAG
- a CDS encoding cupin domain-containing protein, with amino-acid sequence MGFKHQTNPIHIPVPGGKTIAEHFGIPSTGSSDLSVAHMVAPAGWGEPFQSPNFDEWTLMVRGKKQIEVDGKVIILSAGESILVEKGTKVRYSNPFSEDAEYWSVCKPAFSLDLVNREPET; translated from the coding sequence ATGGGTTTTAAGCACCAAACAAATCCGATCCATATTCCTGTTCCGGGTGGGAAAACAATCGCAGAACATTTCGGAATTCCTTCGACTGGCAGTTCTGATCTTTCTGTCGCTCACATGGTAGCACCAGCAGGTTGGGGCGAACCATTTCAGTCACCTAACTTTGATGAATGGACTCTTATGGTTCGTGGTAAAAAACAAATCGAAGTAGATGGAAAAGTTATCATTCTTTCTGCAGGAGAATCTATTCTCGTAGAAAAAGGAACTAAAGTTAGATATTCAAACCCGTTTTCCGAAGATGCTGAATATTGGTCTGTTTGTAAACCGGCATTTTCATTGGATTTGGTCAATCGGGAACCTGAAACCTAA
- a CDS encoding PP2C family protein-serine/threonine phosphatase, with translation MGTEEKPTADLSFLKKEMKSAFFPKGSHIIEQYSLGDSFYFIESGTVEVWKYLDESKQEVLIIGDLVSGDYFGEIALIDSAPRTVNISAKEDSTLFVLTREDFHRLLQTSPDLTLTLLKLLTARIRNAEQRENQVLIEKNRELRLQNETLEEMVKERTAKLTQSLRIIQEDLETAKTIQRNILPLGLKYVAHLDFGSRFEPMAEVGGDIFDVIRLEKSKIRLFLADAIGHGVQAALITMAIKAEYDHIKHSVTNPADVLFALNQIFSDRYGKKSNQFTAVVVDLNLEENQLTYSSAGHNEPYVVTRDRIIPLAESGVMLGLEKDVEYSNHSIPFGLGDRLFMISDGYLEQENKEGILLGETKLLSSFESAKSLDLNLTDTINLLMDDFHSFRGDASMMDDVTILGIGTTY, from the coding sequence ATGGGAACCGAGGAGAAACCAACAGCAGATTTAAGTTTTCTAAAAAAAGAAATGAAATCTGCCTTTTTCCCAAAAGGCTCTCATATCATCGAGCAATATTCGTTAGGCGATTCTTTTTACTTTATCGAATCCGGAACGGTTGAAGTTTGGAAATATTTAGATGAGAGTAAACAAGAAGTTTTAATTATTGGAGATCTAGTCTCTGGAGATTATTTCGGAGAAATAGCACTTATTGATTCTGCTCCTAGAACCGTTAATATTTCTGCAAAGGAAGATTCTACACTCTTCGTATTAACTCGTGAAGATTTTCATCGTTTGTTACAGACTAGTCCAGATCTGACCCTAACACTTCTGAAATTGTTAACTGCGAGAATTCGGAATGCAGAACAAAGAGAAAACCAAGTACTGATTGAAAAAAACAGAGAACTTCGTCTCCAAAATGAAACTTTGGAAGAGATGGTAAAAGAAAGAACGGCAAAGTTAACTCAATCTTTAAGAATTATACAAGAAGATTTAGAAACAGCAAAAACCATTCAAAGAAATATATTACCACTCGGTTTAAAGTATGTTGCCCATTTAGATTTTGGATCACGATTTGAGCCTATGGCAGAAGTCGGTGGTGATATATTCGATGTCATTCGTTTAGAAAAATCAAAAATACGTTTATTTTTAGCAGATGCGATTGGTCACGGAGTGCAAGCGGCATTAATCACAATGGCCATTAAAGCAGAATACGATCATATCAAACACAGTGTTACGAATCCTGCCGATGTTCTATTTGCACTCAATCAAATTTTTAGTGATCGATATGGGAAAAAATCTAACCAGTTTACTGCTGTTGTTGTGGATTTAAATTTGGAAGAAAACCAACTAACTTATTCCTCGGCTGGTCATAACGAACCTTATGTAGTAACAAGAGATAGGATTATTCCGCTGGCTGAGTCTGGGGTCATGTTGGGCTTGGAAAAAGATGTAGAATATTCAAACCATTCAATACCGTTTGGACTGGGTGACCGTCTGTTTATGATCTCTGATGGATATTTGGAGCAAGAAAACAAGGAGGGAATTCTCCTCGGGGAAACCAAATTGCTTTCCAGTTTTGAATCTGCTAAGAGTTTGGATTTAAATCTAACAGATACAATTAATTTGTTAATGGATGATTTTCATTCGTTTAGGGGTGATGCCTCGATGATGGATGATGTGACGATTCTTGGAATCGGAACTACGTATTAA
- a CDS encoding acetyltransferase: MGLIIAYFFFLLNLISIIPTMYPLYIWKLVTTGSLRRLGDKLLLKVGEMWIENNYRISRMLYGVQFEVVGDSFKDLKADGHYMIICNHQSWSDIYIIQSVLNRKIPLIRFFIKDSLKYVPILGHAWLALDFPFVKRSSREQLKKNPELANQDLENVKKVCEKFAGMPFSILNFLEGHRRTPERVQKLLKKNPYQHLLRPHSGGISVVSTALKNSIDAFIDLTIVYPTENPSFLDLMRGKIRKLKVFVDVVPVSQVPIEENEQFAPMSKKMKRWVDERWALKDGLIEKEKHSK; the protein is encoded by the coding sequence TTGGGTTTAATTATTGCTTATTTTTTCTTCCTTTTGAATTTAATTTCAATTATTCCAACAATGTATCCACTATACATCTGGAAGTTGGTGACCACTGGTTCCTTGCGAAGGTTAGGCGACAAGTTACTTTTAAAGGTAGGAGAGATGTGGATCGAAAACAATTATCGCATTTCCCGAATGTTATATGGTGTTCAGTTTGAAGTGGTTGGAGATTCCTTTAAAGATTTAAAAGCAGATGGTCATTACATGATTATTTGTAACCACCAATCATGGTCTGATATTTATATCATACAATCTGTCCTAAATCGTAAAATTCCTCTGATTCGATTTTTTATTAAAGATTCATTGAAATATGTTCCAATTTTGGGACATGCTTGGCTTGCTTTGGACTTTCCTTTTGTAAAAAGAAGTAGCAGGGAACAACTGAAAAAAAATCCAGAACTGGCAAACCAAGATTTAGAAAATGTAAAGAAAGTTTGTGAAAAGTTTGCGGGAATGCCTTTTTCCATTTTGAATTTTCTTGAAGGTCACAGACGAACTCCCGAAAGAGTGCAAAAGTTACTAAAGAAAAATCCATACCAACATTTACTACGTCCTCATAGCGGAGGGATTTCCGTTGTTTCTACAGCACTCAAAAATTCGATTGATGCATTTATTGATTTAACGATTGTATATCCTACAGAAAACCCAAGTTTTTTAGATTTGATGCGTGGAAAAATTCGTAAACTAAAAGTATTCGTGGATGTGGTTCCCGTATCGCAAGTGCCAATTGAAGAGAACGAACAATTTGCACCTATGTCTAAAAAAATGAAACGATGGGTCGACGAACGATGGGCTTTAAAAGATGGTTTGATTGAGAAGGAGAAACACTCAAAATGA
- a CDS encoding SMP-30/gluconolactonase/LRE family protein codes for MKYLGINILLVALLFSCRTFEPVAYEPPIKPEPVGIFAPNTELQKSILLAIGKVKGLESLDVDADGNIYGGDKEGRIIRITLKGEIKTIAKTGGRPLGIQFDKLGNLIIADAYCGLLSLDKTGKLTVLVSEYKGVPFRFTDDVDIAQDGKIYFSDASIYEQKEYLYDLLEAKPYGRVFVYDPKTKETELLADGLYFANGIALSKNEDFLLVNETYRYKVTKLWLKGSKKGTKETVIENLPGFPDNITRNENGEFWVALFTVRNDRMDHMHPSPVVKKMISFLPKFLWPKAEPYGYALKMDGNGKVIMTLQDPGGEHLKEVTSVIEKKRQLYIGSLYNDRVGIYVLP; via the coding sequence ATGAAATATCTAGGAATCAATATATTACTGGTAGCTTTATTATTTTCATGTAGAACCTTCGAACCCGTTGCCTATGAGCCACCGATTAAACCTGAACCAGTTGGAATATTTGCACCTAACACAGAATTACAAAAGTCAATTTTACTTGCGATTGGCAAAGTAAAAGGATTGGAGTCTTTAGATGTAGATGCTGATGGAAATATTTATGGTGGAGATAAAGAAGGTCGTATTATACGGATCACTTTAAAAGGTGAAATAAAGACTATCGCAAAAACAGGTGGTCGACCTTTAGGAATCCAGTTTGATAAATTAGGGAATCTAATTATCGCGGATGCATACTGTGGACTATTATCATTAGATAAAACTGGAAAACTAACAGTTCTTGTTTCTGAATATAAGGGAGTCCCTTTTCGGTTTACTGATGATGTTGATATTGCTCAGGATGGAAAAATATATTTTTCCGATGCATCGATTTATGAACAAAAAGAATACTTATATGATCTCTTGGAAGCAAAACCTTATGGACGAGTATTCGTTTATGATCCAAAAACGAAAGAGACGGAACTTCTTGCCGATGGATTGTATTTTGCCAATGGTATTGCTTTGTCTAAGAACGAAGATTTTCTCCTTGTGAATGAAACATATCGTTATAAGGTCACTAAACTTTGGTTAAAAGGTTCTAAAAAAGGAACTAAAGAAACCGTAATTGAAAACCTACCAGGTTTCCCTGATAATATCACTAGAAACGAAAATGGAGAATTTTGGGTGGCATTGTTTACTGTTAGAAATGACAGAATGGATCATATGCATCCATCCCCAGTTGTAAAAAAGATGATTTCTTTTCTTCCAAAATTCCTTTGGCCAAAGGCAGAACCTTATGGTTATGCACTCAAGATGGACGGGAATGGTAAAGTAATTATGACCTTACAAGATCCAGGTGGAGAACACCTAAAAGAAGTTACTAGTGTGATTGAAAAGAAAAGACAATTGTATATTGGTAGTCTCTACAATGACCGCGTAGGAATTTACGTTTTACCTTAG
- a CDS encoding trimeric intracellular cation channel family protein produces the protein MDFSFSYYIGLAGIMVFTISGALSALEHKDHHHDLFSVFFTGFITAIGGGTLRDITLGNYPVSWVRDENILWAIFIGFLLVILLPGILTKLKDELFLFDTLGIGIYTVLGTRIALDHGVNFFASALLGMISAIFGGVIRDTLMNEVPFIFRKEIYATACLAGSVLYILLNIWNVNANWNLVISASIVVGIRVVAVRYNLGLPKIKLFE, from the coding sequence GTGGATTTTAGTTTTTCTTATTACATCGGTCTTGCCGGCATCATGGTATTTACGATATCCGGTGCTCTTTCTGCTTTGGAACATAAAGACCACCATCACGATTTATTTAGTGTTTTCTTTACAGGTTTTATCACAGCCATTGGTGGAGGGACTTTAAGAGACATTACACTTGGAAATTATCCTGTCTCTTGGGTAAGAGATGAAAATATTCTTTGGGCCATATTTATAGGGTTTTTACTTGTGATACTTTTACCAGGGATACTCACAAAATTAAAGGATGAATTATTTCTTTTTGATACATTAGGAATCGGAATTTATACAGTGCTTGGTACAAGGATTGCGTTAGATCATGGAGTAAACTTTTTTGCTTCTGCCCTCCTTGGTATGATCTCTGCGATTTTTGGTGGAGTCATTCGTGACACACTCATGAATGAAGTTCCCTTTATATTTAGAAAGGAAATTTATGCTACTGCTTGTTTGGCGGGATCTGTTTTGTATATTTTGCTAAATATATGGAACGTAAATGCTAATTGGAATCTAGTCATTTCCGCAAGTATAGTTGTCGGAATTCGTGTTGTGGCGGTTCGATATAATTTGGGTCTGCCTAAGATTAAACTTTTTGAATAA
- a CDS encoding HDOD domain-containing protein, translating to MASPKAVTLEYKQELGLHTNIDDINHPISENSPFHFKFFQITDEVENTLYQVLDRFLLQLDLIIVRDSVLAAVKETVTNAVKANAKRVFFKNRASNIEDEAEYQAGIAEFKKTYLENRELIEDSLQRNNFGVFVSFIHNKSLMRIRIMNNVQLTAAESARIKERIDKAKTYNDLADAFVDMSSEQEGAGLGLIMTLMMLRNDGLGDSAFKFESGENKTVFMIDIPSKVSKENQQLEKIDHIVSQIDNLPTFPKAIKDIQDAIDKPNSSIGTIAEMIKRDIALSANILKLSNSAAFRRGGRVESLDRAIQLIGLKELQTLLYSLGTKQMLEDKFPAFTAIWEKSNESAFYCKAIGQKMGMNKTDLSNLIAASLLHDIGEILLLSFDQNHMTKIKTYSNSREIASTISLEESAIGITHSKLGAMVGEKWNFPILYTKAMEFHHRPLLVDDVYADIVYPIYLSDMMISINAKEAKSSEISAEILKVCKFQTKSEFDSFRTKIREQFLTY from the coding sequence ATGGCAAGTCCCAAGGCTGTCACATTAGAATACAAACAAGAGTTAGGTCTACATACTAATATTGATGATATTAATCATCCTATATCCGAAAATTCACCTTTCCATTTTAAATTTTTTCAGATAACTGATGAGGTAGAAAATACCTTATATCAAGTTTTAGATCGATTTTTATTACAACTTGATCTAATCATTGTTAGAGATTCAGTTCTTGCGGCAGTAAAAGAAACTGTAACAAATGCAGTCAAAGCAAATGCAAAACGAGTTTTTTTTAAAAATAGAGCTAGTAATATAGAAGATGAAGCTGAATACCAAGCAGGTATTGCTGAATTCAAAAAAACATATCTAGAAAACCGTGAATTAATCGAAGATTCACTTCAAAGAAACAACTTCGGGGTATTTGTTTCTTTTATTCATAATAAAAGTTTGATGCGAATTCGAATTATGAATAATGTCCAACTCACTGCGGCTGAATCAGCTAGAATCAAAGAAAGAATCGATAAAGCAAAAACATACAATGATTTGGCAGATGCATTTGTTGATATGTCAAGTGAACAAGAAGGTGCAGGTCTTGGTCTTATCATGACTTTAATGATGTTACGTAACGATGGTTTAGGAGATTCTGCATTTAAATTTGAATCCGGTGAAAACAAAACTGTCTTTATGATTGATATTCCGTCTAAGGTCTCCAAAGAAAACCAACAGTTAGAAAAAATTGACCATATTGTATCACAAATTGACAATTTACCTACATTTCCAAAAGCAATCAAAGACATCCAAGATGCGATTGATAAACCAAACTCAAGTATTGGAACCATAGCTGAAATGATCAAAAGAGATATTGCTTTATCAGCGAATATTCTCAAACTTTCCAATTCTGCTGCCTTCAGACGCGGAGGAAGAGTTGAAAGTTTGGATCGGGCGATCCAACTCATTGGTCTAAAAGAATTACAAACATTGTTATACAGTCTTGGAACAAAACAAATGTTAGAAGATAAATTTCCTGCTTTTACCGCTATTTGGGAAAAATCAAATGAGTCTGCATTTTATTGTAAAGCCATTGGACAAAAGATGGGTATGAACAAAACAGACTTGAGTAATTTAATTGCCGCATCTTTATTACATGATATTGGAGAAATTCTGCTTTTATCTTTTGACCAAAATCATATGACAAAAATTAAAACTTATTCAAATTCTAGGGAAATTGCATCCACTATTAGCTTGGAAGAGTCTGCCATAGGAATCACTCATTCAAAGTTAGGTGCTATGGTTGGAGAAAAATGGAATTTCCCCATTTTATACACTAAAGCTATGGAATTTCATCATAGACCTCTTCTTGTCGATGATGTATATGCGGATATAGTATACCCTATTTATCTAAGTGATATGATGATTTCAATTAATGCAAAAGAAGCAAAATCATCGGAAATTTCTGCGGAAATCCTAAAAGTATGTAAATTCCAAACAAAATCGGAATTTGATTCGTTTCGTACAAAAATCAGAGAACAGTTTTTAACTTACTAG
- the msrA gene encoding peptide-methionine (S)-S-oxide reductase MsrA, with translation MDMVSESKKQRFFSPIVRLVAIVLITTFFLGQCSLFSDKETKVQKISLQPEPGQKIAAFAEGCFWCSEHIFESVPGVIDVISGYAGGHTQNPNYELVNTETTGHAETVLVYYDPTKIDYMELCRIFFLSHDPTTINKQGPDEGSSYRSILFYSSDEELKMAKKIQNEIVERQIWKNPIVTEIKELKEFYKAEDYHQNFIQNHPDQSYVKAVSIPRYQEFKTRYDSYVQSKRKTN, from the coding sequence ATGGACATGGTATCTGAATCAAAAAAACAAAGATTTTTTTCTCCTATTGTGCGTTTGGTGGCGATTGTATTGATCACAACCTTCTTTTTAGGACAATGTAGCCTTTTTTCAGACAAAGAAACTAAAGTCCAAAAAATCTCCCTACAACCAGAACCAGGACAAAAAATAGCAGCATTTGCAGAAGGATGTTTTTGGTGTTCTGAACATATCTTTGAATCAGTACCAGGTGTGATCGATGTTATTTCAGGTTACGCGGGAGGACATACCCAAAACCCTAATTATGAATTGGTAAATACTGAAACAACAGGTCATGCGGAAACGGTTCTCGTTTATTATGATCCAACTAAGATTGATTATATGGAATTATGTAGGATTTTTTTTCTCTCCCATGATCCAACAACTATTAACAAACAAGGTCCCGATGAAGGATCTTCCTATCGATCGATACTTTTTTATTCTTCTGACGAAGAGCTAAAGATGGCAAAAAAAATTCAAAATGAAATAGTTGAAAGACAGATTTGGAAAAATCCGATAGTGACAGAAATTAAAGAGTTAAAAGAATTTTACAAAGCAGAAGATTATCATCAAAATTTTATACAAAATCATCCAGACCAGTCATACGTGAAGGCAGTGTCTATTCCGAGATACCAAGAATTCAAAACACGATATGATTCATATGTTCAATCTAAAAGGAAAACGAATTAA
- a CDS encoding TSUP family transporter: MSIGILFLLLGVGAGILGGLVGIGGGILLVPALVYFFDFNQKLAQGTTLAAMVPPIGIVAAYIYYTRGETNVFAAAFISAGFILGSIFGAGAASKIDTTILSRFFGIFTVIVGLKMVFFPK; the protein is encoded by the coding sequence ATGAGTATTGGTATCCTTTTTTTATTGTTAGGTGTAGGTGCAGGAATTCTTGGTGGATTAGTTGGCATTGGAGGGGGGATTCTACTTGTCCCCGCCCTCGTATATTTTTTTGATTTTAACCAAAAATTAGCGCAAGGTACTACTTTGGCTGCTATGGTTCCACCAATTGGAATCGTTGCAGCTTATATCTATTATACGAGAGGAGAAACTAATGTTTTTGCAGCTGCCTTTATAAGTGCCGGGTTTATCTTAGGGAGTATATTTGGCGCTGGTGCCGCATCAAAGATTGACACTACCATTTTGTCTCGTTTTTTTGGGATCTTTACAGTGATAGTTGGCTTAAAAATGGTTTTTTTTCCAAAATAA
- a CDS encoding MBL fold metallo-hydrolase yields MIKDPKDKIEIRPLYDLESGTWTYLLLDLESKKSILIDPVLERLDRDLNYIRELGYTLSITVDTHMHADHITSAGELREKTQCESYASEFSGANCASKFLKDGDVFTVGNLKFQTIHTPGHTPCSISLFLNDKYLFTGDALFVRGCGRTDFQGGSAEVLYQSITEKLFTLPDDTIILPGHDYKGFLTSTIGEEKKWNPRIAGKSLFEFKEIMDNLNLPEPKKIHEAVPANRACGKVL; encoded by the coding sequence ATGATTAAAGATCCAAAGGACAAAATTGAAATTCGTCCACTCTATGACTTAGAATCTGGCACCTGGACCTATCTTTTGTTGGACTTAGAATCCAAAAAATCCATTTTAATAGATCCTGTATTAGAGCGATTAGATAGAGATTTAAATTACATACGAGAACTTGGATATACTCTTTCCATAACGGTTGATACACATATGCATGCAGACCATATAACATCTGCAGGTGAACTTAGAGAAAAAACACAATGTGAATCCTATGCCTCAGAATTTTCGGGTGCAAATTGTGCTTCTAAGTTTCTAAAAGATGGTGACGTATTTACTGTTGGAAATTTAAAATTTCAAACGATACATACTCCAGGCCATACACCTTGCTCCATTTCACTATTTTTAAACGATAAATATCTATTCACTGGAGATGCATTATTTGTTCGAGGATGTGGCCGTACCGATTTTCAAGGTGGAAGTGCCGAAGTCTTGTATCAATCCATTACTGAAAAACTTTTTACATTGCCCGATGATACAATTATATTACCAGGACATGACTACAAAGGATTTTTAACTAGTACGATCGGTGAGGAGAAAAAATGGAATCCTCGGATTGCCGGGAAATCTCTTTTTGAATTTAAAGAGATTATGGACAATTTAAACTTACCTGAACCAAAAAAAATTCATGAAGCAGTGCCTGCAAACCGCGCCTGCGGGAAGGTGTTATGA
- a CDS encoding rhodanese-like domain-containing protein — translation MKSFLVFGIVVGFLFIFVKKIQSKGDRDMVMQWIKEGAIVIDVRTKSEYAEGHFAGAKNIPVDVLPANLDLLKDKHAKIVVYCRSGARSERAKQILQTSGYSSVINAGGLGDMPQGN, via the coding sequence ATGAAATCTTTCCTGGTTTTCGGAATCGTAGTTGGGTTCCTCTTTATTTTCGTAAAAAAAATCCAATCAAAAGGAGACAGAGATATGGTAATGCAATGGATAAAGGAAGGAGCAATTGTCATTGATGTTCGAACTAAATCGGAATATGCAGAGGGTCATTTTGCCGGTGCTAAAAATATACCAGTGGATGTACTGCCAGCCAATTTGGATTTATTAAAGGATAAACATGCTAAGATCGTAGTTTATTGTCGGTCAGGTGCTCGAAGTGAGAGAGCAAAACAAATTTTACAAACGAGTGGTTATTCTTCAGTGATCAATGCAGGTGGACTTGGTGATATGCCCCAAGGCAACTAA
- a CDS encoding diguanylate cyclase: MLKSIQSMRPGERIEDTIMRILEENPNQTEVLFQKIKNNPIYTLSDGQIYSAILKVLTSIEIPETESEFVWTQVLENKTKLSHCMKRDVGFSVALVDYFTNINPKIKNPKIIEIKLFSETEKLILVDELTKLYNRRHFEKALVREFRQSTRYNQNLSLLIIDIDDFKKINDTYGHTTGDEILIQVAKQITSCLRMEDTACRIGGEEFAIIFPQTNEEQAMIASEKLLEACRTIMLSEKSVTLSGGVVSYPEKVKTCEEMYDLADRALYTAKFSGKNQIVAYSNEKRGSLRFDANLELLFILPDKTLKTISKNISITGIAFDTEDDITLNESIDVKLRESESHQEISAKIKVVRKEEIGQHKYHMGAEFLELSNEDQSKLSDLYSLHRYKSKLSTSVM; the protein is encoded by the coding sequence ATGTTGAAATCCATTCAATCTATGCGTCCTGGCGAAAGAATCGAAGATACCATTATGAGGATTTTAGAGGAAAATCCAAATCAGACAGAAGTTCTATTTCAAAAGATAAAAAATAATCCAATCTATACCCTTTCGGATGGTCAAATTTATTCTGCGATCTTAAAAGTCCTGACTTCCATTGAAATTCCAGAAACAGAATCAGAATTTGTTTGGACACAAGTCCTGGAAAACAAAACCAAACTTTCCCATTGTATGAAACGAGATGTAGGATTTAGTGTAGCTTTAGTGGATTACTTCACCAATATCAATCCGAAAATAAAAAACCCAAAAATCATTGAGATCAAACTTTTTTCTGAAACCGAAAAACTAATATTAGTTGATGAACTTACAAAATTATACAATCGCAGGCATTTCGAAAAAGCACTTGTTCGTGAATTCAGACAATCAACACGATATAACCAAAATCTCTCTCTTCTGATTATAGACATTGACGACTTCAAAAAAATCAATGATACTTATGGCCATACAACTGGCGATGAAATTCTCATCCAAGTCGCTAAACAAATTACATCTTGTTTACGCATGGAAGACACAGCCTGTAGGATTGGTGGGGAAGAATTTGCTATCATTTTTCCACAGACTAACGAAGAACAAGCAATGATAGCTTCAGAAAAACTTTTAGAAGCGTGTCGAACCATCATGCTCAGTGAAAAATCAGTTACACTCAGTGGCGGTGTTGTTTCTTATCCAGAAAAAGTAAAAACCTGCGAAGAAATGTATGACCTTGCTGACCGTGCATTATACACTGCAAAATTTTCAGGTAAAAACCAAATTGTTGCTTATAGTAATGAAAAACGTGGCAGCCTACGTTTTGATGCCAATTTAGAACTGCTTTTTATTCTACCAGATAAAACTCTCAAAACCATTTCGAAAAACATTTCCATTACTGGCATTGCCTTCGATACAGAAGATGACATTACATTAAACGAATCTATAGATGTAAAACTTCGCGAATCAGAATCTCACCAAGAGATCAGTGCAAAAATTAAAGTAGTCAGAAAAGAAGAAATTGGTCAGCACAAATACCATATGGGTGCAGAATTTTTAGAACTTTCGAACGAAGACCAATCGAAACTATCTGATCTTTATTCATTACACCGGTATAAATCAAAACTTTCTACCAGTGTAATGTAA